A genomic region of Caldicellulosiruptor acetigenus contains the following coding sequences:
- the murJ gene encoding murein biosynthesis integral membrane protein MurJ: MQYKKATKIALQLFVVTVFTKLIGFIREVVFGARFGTSVKADAFPLALQLPNILFASIFAAFSTSFIPFYTDIREKKGEDEGIKFTNSVINTLLLASSIVAIFGFIFSKQLIMLQVHQSKELQIMYASRILKITIFMIIFTSSANILQGFLQANGNFTKPVLSSIPFNLSIFVAIFLSYFEPFKKFDIYIVAVGFVVGYFWSLVYQLNNSKKYGFKFYPVVGLKDENIKKMIKFSFPVFISSSMAQLYTFIDRYLLTGTSTGAVAAVAYAGKLNDVVVGVFSSSISVLAFSTLSNLQAKGDKENFRKFFVSAVNSIILMMMPFAIGGIILSKEITRLIYQRGNFTIESTLLTASPLMFYCLGFVGLGLRDMLNRTLYVLKDSKTAVKNGVIAIVSNIILDIIFIHKFKHTGAAMAFASANYIAAVLLFISLRKKLGSIGWKRIAGVFVKALVASLVMGVFVYAFKQKFIYLTMPFKYFAIYTSASILLGMGIYAGLIYLLKVEEVGLIVKMVREKFGI; the protein is encoded by the coding sequence TTGCAGTATAAAAAGGCAACAAAAATAGCATTGCAGCTTTTTGTTGTAACAGTCTTTACAAAACTAATAGGATTTATAAGAGAGGTAGTATTTGGTGCAAGGTTTGGTACAAGCGTAAAGGCAGATGCTTTCCCCCTTGCACTGCAGCTTCCGAACATCCTTTTTGCTTCTATTTTTGCTGCTTTTTCAACCTCATTTATACCGTTTTACACAGATATACGTGAAAAAAAAGGCGAGGATGAGGGAATAAAATTTACAAACAGTGTGATAAATACATTGCTTCTTGCATCAAGCATTGTTGCAATCTTTGGCTTTATCTTCTCAAAACAACTTATTATGCTTCAAGTGCACCAGAGTAAAGAACTCCAGATAATGTATGCGTCAAGAATTTTAAAAATCACAATCTTTATGATAATATTTACAAGTTCAGCAAACATACTTCAGGGTTTTTTGCAAGCAAATGGGAACTTTACAAAGCCAGTACTATCAAGCATTCCTTTTAATCTCTCAATTTTTGTCGCGATATTTTTATCATACTTTGAACCGTTCAAGAAATTTGATATATATATAGTGGCAGTAGGATTTGTTGTCGGGTATTTTTGGAGCTTGGTTTACCAGCTTAATAACTCAAAGAAATATGGCTTTAAATTTTATCCTGTGGTCGGGCTGAAGGATGAAAACATAAAAAAGATGATAAAATTTTCTTTCCCGGTTTTCATAAGCAGCAGCATGGCTCAGCTTTACACATTCATTGATAGATACCTTTTGACAGGGACATCAACCGGTGCTGTTGCGGCTGTTGCATATGCAGGGAAGCTGAACGATGTGGTGGTTGGAGTTTTTTCATCCTCAATTTCTGTTTTAGCTTTTTCAACCCTCTCTAATCTGCAGGCAAAAGGAGATAAAGAGAATTTTAGAAAGTTCTTTGTTTCTGCTGTAAACTCGATTATTCTGATGATGATGCCGTTTGCCATAGGTGGAATAATTCTATCGAAGGAGATAACAAGACTCATTTACCAGAGAGGAAATTTTACCATTGAGTCTACCTTGCTTACAGCCTCACCACTTATGTTTTACTGTTTGGGTTTTGTAGGCCTTGGTCTTAGGGATATGTTAAATAGGACTTTGTATGTTTTGAAGGATTCAAAAACAGCTGTAAAAAACGGTGTCATTGCTATTGTTTCCAATATTATACTTGACATAATATTTATTCATAAGTTCAAGCACACCGGTGCTGCTATGGCATTTGCTTCGGCGAACTACATTGCAGCAGTTTTATTGTTTATTTCTCTTAGAAAAAAACTTGGTTCAATTGGCTGGAAAAGGATTGCAGGTGTGTTTGTAAAGGCGCTTGTTGCAAGCTTAGTAATGGGCGTCTTTGTATATGCATTTAAACAAAAATTTATTTATTTAACAATGCCATTTAAATACTTTGCCATTTATACCTCGGCAAGTATTTTGCTTGGAATGGGAATATATGCAGGGCTTATATACCTTTTGAAGGTAGAAGAAGTAGGTTTGATTGTTAAAATGGTAAGAGAAAAATTTGGAATTTGA
- a CDS encoding amidohydrolase codes for MDILIKNATIITCNAQNEVLKGDILIKSGKIARIAENIELSIYEQACVKVIEGKDLIAMPGLINAHTHCGQTVLRSFADDLPLYEWLFEKIFPAEEKLTKEMIYFSSLLGIAEMLKSGTTMFFDMYFHEDMTAKAVQQTGIKAVLSRGLQTDEKEDLRLDETKELIYNYSSDKIKVFFGPHSVYTCSYELLEKVAQLAQEFKTGVMIHLSESENEVNGCYEKYDMSPVKLCNQAGLFDTICIAAHCVYVDDEDIEIMAEKNVSCVYNPTSNLKLGNGFAPVQNMIKSGVNVAIGTDSAASNNNLNMLEEMHIASLLEKGMYRLSDILNAQQILKMATVNAAIAAGINKTGVLQEGFCADIVLLKANDFNMLPCYNPISNVVYSSNPSNVYATIVDGQILYMNGKLFTLDEEALVKEVKSIEKFLKESV; via the coding sequence ATGGATATATTGATTAAAAATGCTACAATTATTACTTGTAATGCACAAAATGAGGTTCTAAAGGGTGATATTCTTATCAAGAGTGGCAAGATTGCAAGGATAGCAGAAAATATAGAGCTATCTATTTATGAGCAAGCTTGTGTTAAAGTCATTGAAGGAAAAGATTTAATAGCCATGCCGGGACTTATAAATGCCCATACACACTGTGGTCAAACAGTTTTGCGTTCTTTTGCAGATGATTTGCCTTTGTACGAGTGGTTATTTGAAAAGATTTTCCCGGCAGAAGAAAAGCTCACGAAAGAGATGATTTATTTTTCTTCTCTTCTTGGTATTGCAGAGATGCTCAAAAGTGGCACAACAATGTTTTTTGACATGTATTTTCATGAAGATATGACAGCAAAAGCTGTCCAGCAAACAGGTATAAAGGCAGTTTTATCACGAGGACTTCAGACAGATGAAAAAGAAGATCTTAGACTTGATGAGACAAAAGAGCTGATTTATAATTATTCAAGTGACAAGATAAAAGTGTTTTTCGGCCCACATTCGGTTTATACATGTTCATATGAGCTTTTAGAAAAAGTTGCACAGCTTGCACAGGAGTTTAAAACAGGTGTGATGATACATCTTAGTGAGTCAGAAAATGAAGTTAATGGATGTTATGAAAAATATGACATGTCACCTGTAAAACTATGCAATCAGGCAGGGCTTTTTGATACAATTTGTATAGCAGCACACTGCGTGTATGTCGATGATGAGGATATCGAAATTATGGCAGAGAAAAATGTATCTTGTGTTTACAACCCGACAAGCAATCTCAAGCTTGGCAATGGCTTTGCACCTGTGCAAAATATGATAAAGTCTGGTGTAAATGTTGCCATTGGCACAGATTCTGCAGCAAGCAACAATAACTTGAATATGCTTGAAGAGATGCACATAGCATCTTTGCTTGAAAAGGGAATGTATAGGTTATCAGATATTTTGAATGCACAGCAGATTCTAAAGATGGCAACAGTAAATGCAGCCATAGCAGCAGGTATAAACAAGACAGGCGTTCTTCAGGAAGGTTTTTGCGCTGATATAGTACTGCTGAAAGCAAATGATTTTAACATGCTGCCATGTTACAATCCGATTTCAAATGTTGTTTACAGTAGCAATCCTTCGAATGTGTATGCTACAATAGTGGATGGTCAGATACTTTACATGAATGGAAAGCTTTTTACACTTGATGAAGAGGCTCTTGTAAAAGAGGTAAAGAGCATAGAGAAGTTTTTGAAAGAGAGTGTTTAG
- a CDS encoding adenosylhomocysteinase, whose protein sequence is MLLSIIKDYSLWEDGLKKINWAKRFMPILNQIRKEYEDRKPLKGFNVAISVHLEAKTANLALLLKDLGSNVFVTGSNPLSTQDDVASALVHEGIEVFAIRGVDSSEYFNHLEKTLENDIDLIIDDGGDLTYLLHTKREDLGNRIIGGCEETTTGVIRLRALEREGKLKFPMIAVNNAYCKHLFDNRIGTGQSTWDGIMRTTNITVAGKYVVVAGYGFCGKGIAKRAQGLGAKVIVSEVDPIKALEAYMDGFEVMRMQDAAKIGDIFVTATGCKDVIRYEHILQMKDGAILCNSGHFNVEIDITTLEKKAVKKYEARKNIQGYLLENGKEVFVIAEGRLVNLAAADGHPIEIMDMSFAIQALSSIYVVQNHKKLEKRVYNVPEEIDRFVAEVKLRSLGIEIDRLTPEQEKYLESWEV, encoded by the coding sequence ATGCTGTTGTCAATTATCAAAGATTATTCTTTGTGGGAAGATGGGCTCAAAAAAATTAACTGGGCAAAAAGGTTTATGCCTATTTTGAATCAGATAAGAAAAGAGTATGAGGATAGAAAACCACTCAAAGGCTTTAACGTAGCAATTTCTGTTCATCTTGAGGCAAAGACGGCAAATCTTGCCTTGCTTTTGAAAGACTTAGGTAGCAATGTATTTGTAACAGGGTCCAATCCTTTATCTACTCAAGATGATGTTGCCAGCGCTCTTGTTCATGAGGGCATTGAGGTGTTTGCAATAAGAGGTGTGGATTCATCCGAATATTTTAATCATCTTGAGAAAACTCTTGAAAATGATATAGACCTAATCATTGATGATGGCGGAGATTTGACGTATCTTCTTCATACCAAGCGAGAAGATTTGGGAAATAGAATAATTGGTGGCTGTGAAGAGACAACAACAGGGGTAATAAGGCTCAGAGCCCTTGAAAGGGAAGGCAAGCTCAAATTCCCTATGATTGCAGTCAACAATGCTTATTGCAAACATCTTTTTGACAATCGAATTGGAACTGGTCAGTCTACTTGGGATGGGATAATGAGAACCACAAATATAACAGTTGCAGGTAAGTATGTGGTTGTTGCGGGATATGGTTTTTGCGGCAAGGGAATTGCTAAAAGAGCCCAGGGACTTGGTGCAAAAGTGATAGTTAGCGAGGTTGACCCAATCAAGGCTTTAGAAGCGTATATGGACGGGTTTGAGGTAATGAGGATGCAAGATGCTGCAAAGATTGGGGATATATTTGTTACTGCAACAGGGTGTAAGGATGTGATAAGGTATGAACATATTTTGCAAATGAAAGATGGAGCAATCTTGTGCAACAGTGGGCATTTTAATGTTGAGATTGATATTACTACGCTTGAGAAAAAGGCAGTCAAAAAGTACGAGGCAAGAAAAAATATCCAGGGGTATCTTCTTGAAAATGGCAAAGAGGTTTTTGTAATAGCAGAGGGAAGGCTTGTCAACCTTGCAGCAGCAGATGGACATCCAATTGAGATTATGGATATGTCATTTGCAATTCAAGCACTGTCAAGTATATACGTTGTCCAAAATCATAAAAAATTGGAAAAGAGAGTGTATAACGTTCCAGAGGAAATTGACAGGTTTGTTGCTGAGGTTAAATTAAGGTCTCTTGGGATTGAAATAGACAGGCTCACACCTGAGCAGGAAAAATACCTTGAAAGTTGGGAAGTGTAA
- the dnaB gene encoding replicative DNA helicase, with translation MEPDIVQNQGQMPESREAEEAVVGAMLLSREVISDVAEILTEEDFSTPQLKEIFAAIMDLFEEGKPVDVITVAERLRERGTFDAIGGNEYLTSLVINTPTTANATYYAKIVEEKSLLRKLINSSMKIIEKCKSQTERVEDIVDFAEKTIFNVISHKNSKDFSHLKEILIETYNKIEELYLRKSHIIGVPTGFAEFDRMTAGLQPSDLILIAARPAMGKTSFALNIVQHAALRAGVPVAIFSLEMSKEQLVTRMICSEAMIDSHKLRTGNLEDEEWKKFAKALALLSNAPIYIDDTPAITVSEMRAKCRRLKLKEKGLGLVMVDYLQLMTARGRFESKQQEIAEISRSLKALARELNVPVLALSQLSRAPETRADHRPILSDLRESGAIEQDADIVAFLYRDEYYNPDTDKKHIAELIIAKHRNGPTGTIELLFLDKHTKFKDLEKNR, from the coding sequence ATGGAGCCCGACATTGTTCAAAACCAGGGTCAGATGCCCGAAAGCCGCGAAGCAGAAGAAGCGGTTGTAGGTGCAATGCTTTTGAGCCGCGAGGTAATTTCTGATGTTGCAGAGATTTTGACAGAAGAAGATTTTTCAACGCCACAGCTTAAAGAGATTTTTGCTGCTATAATGGACCTTTTTGAAGAGGGCAAACCGGTGGATGTCATAACTGTAGCTGAAAGACTGAGAGAGAGAGGAACATTCGATGCGATTGGAGGAAATGAGTATCTGACAAGCCTTGTGATAAATACTCCGACCACTGCAAATGCTACATATTATGCAAAGATTGTTGAAGAAAAATCGCTACTTAGAAAGCTCATAAACTCTTCAATGAAGATTATTGAAAAGTGCAAGAGCCAGACAGAAAGAGTTGAAGACATTGTTGATTTTGCTGAAAAGACAATCTTCAATGTGATTTCTCACAAAAATTCAAAAGATTTTTCTCATTTAAAAGAGATATTAATTGAAACATACAACAAGATAGAAGAGTTGTATCTCAGAAAATCACATATCATAGGTGTGCCCACAGGATTTGCTGAGTTTGACAGAATGACAGCAGGTCTTCAGCCATCAGACCTGATACTTATCGCAGCAAGACCTGCAATGGGCAAGACAAGTTTTGCGCTAAACATTGTCCAGCACGCAGCTTTGAGAGCTGGTGTGCCTGTTGCTATTTTCAGTCTTGAGATGTCAAAGGAACAGCTTGTAACCCGTATGATTTGCTCAGAAGCAATGATAGACAGCCATAAGCTTAGAACTGGCAACTTAGAGGATGAAGAGTGGAAAAAGTTTGCAAAGGCTTTAGCACTTTTGTCAAACGCTCCAATTTATATTGACGACACGCCTGCCATAACAGTTTCTGAGATGAGGGCAAAGTGTAGAAGGCTCAAGCTCAAAGAAAAAGGGCTTGGTCTTGTGATGGTTGACTATTTGCAGCTTATGACTGCTCGTGGCAGGTTTGAAAGCAAACAGCAGGAGATTGCCGAGATTTCAAGGTCATTAAAAGCCTTGGCAAGAGAACTAAATGTCCCAGTACTTGCTCTTTCACAGCTATCCCGTGCACCTGAAACAAGGGCTGACCACAGACCGATTCTCTCTGACCTTCGCGAAAGTGGGGCAATCGAGCAGGATGCTGACATTGTTGCGTTTTTGTACAGGGATGAGTATTACAATCCTGACACTGACAAAAAACACATAGCAGAGCTTATAATTGCAAAGCACAGAAATGGACCCACTGGTACAATTGAGCTTCTTTTCTTGGACAAACATACAAAGTTCAAAGATTTGGAGAAAAATAGATAA
- the rplI gene encoding 50S ribosomal protein L9, whose amino-acid sequence MKVVLLQDVKGLGKKDSIVEVNDGYARNYLIPRKIALPATEGLEKHIKEKKEAEQKKKEKELQAAKDLASKLEKSQIIIKAKAGENGKLFGSITNKEIADEIKKQLGFDIDKKKIELDDPIKLIGSYDVVIRLYQGVVAKLKVHVTAS is encoded by the coding sequence ATGAAGGTTGTACTTTTGCAAGATGTAAAAGGACTTGGGAAGAAAGATTCAATAGTTGAAGTAAACGATGGGTATGCCAGAAACTATTTAATTCCAAGAAAGATTGCTCTACCGGCAACAGAAGGGTTAGAAAAGCATATAAAAGAAAAGAAAGAGGCTGAACAGAAGAAAAAGGAAAAAGAATTGCAAGCTGCAAAGGATTTGGCAAGTAAGCTTGAAAAGAGCCAGATTATTATAAAAGCAAAAGCAGGTGAAAATGGAAAGCTTTTTGGTTCTATAACAAACAAAGAGATTGCTGATGAGATAAAAAAGCAGCTTGGGTTTGACATTGACAAGAAGAAAATAGAGCTTGATGACCCTATAAAGCTTATCGGAAGCTATGATGTTGTTATTAGACTATATCAGGGAGTTGTGGCAAAGCTTAAAGTTCATGTGACAGCAAGCTAA
- a CDS encoding DHH family phosphoesterase, with the protein MKDKKSHLRFDFSVSQAGFILSLLFDFIILYFDIKIGLICLSLIVLLAIYNLRLNRKKNKQLLEYIETLTLNIDTASKDTLLKFPFPILISEYNGDIIWYNHKFLNTVKNKKLIGKNLKDELPELYSAVLEGKNKIEKFEYESAFFDVLVTIVEVEEGKNEKRFLNLFYFVDVTDFVLLQKKYEIQNVVFGYLTIDNYEDVLNSAPEVSKSSIVSEIEKRITDWFYNQIRSDVFLMKYERDKYFFICNKEAFYKMQERRFNILEQIKEVNLYNKIIPTISCGIGIRQDSIFQAQKDAKTALDMALSRGGDQFVIFHDGKFEFFGGKTKEHEKRSKVRSRVMAQTIKEIVKHSDKIFIIGHQYFDLDCLGAAVGLSKLCLNLGKEVYIVINSYNPTIKNFLQMLLDDPQYQNIIIDQQKALKMKTKTSLLFVVDTQRTSYIDIPNMILEFEKIIVIDHHRRPADWIEQALICYSETYASSVSELVAELLSYEGIKLKKFEAEILLAGIMIDTRGFTKNVGVRTFEVATYLRENDAMPEAIKEYLKEDLESYILKSQLISNLEIIYSNIALVVDYSQVCRDNVIIAKVADELLNIKGIDASFVVCKIENSVLISGRSNGKINVQVILEKIGGGGHLETAGARLENRSIEEAKEVLLKAIQEYINENRNI; encoded by the coding sequence GTGAAAGATAAAAAGTCTCACTTAAGATTTGACTTTTCTGTCTCCCAGGCAGGTTTTATACTTTCTTTACTTTTTGATTTTATAATCCTATATTTTGATATCAAGATTGGCTTAATTTGTCTTTCACTGATTGTTCTACTTGCCATTTACAATTTGAGGCTCAACAGAAAAAAGAACAAACAGCTTTTAGAATATATAGAAACTCTCACTCTTAACATAGACACAGCATCAAAAGATACACTCTTGAAGTTTCCATTTCCGATTCTTATTTCAGAGTACAATGGGGATATAATATGGTACAATCATAAATTTCTAAATACAGTAAAGAACAAAAAATTGATAGGCAAAAATCTCAAAGATGAGCTTCCTGAGCTTTATTCAGCCGTTTTGGAGGGAAAAAATAAGATTGAAAAGTTTGAATATGAAAGTGCTTTCTTTGATGTTTTGGTAACCATTGTTGAGGTGGAGGAAGGGAAGAACGAGAAGAGGTTTTTGAACCTATTTTACTTTGTTGATGTTACTGATTTTGTTCTTCTTCAAAAGAAATATGAAATACAAAATGTTGTTTTTGGTTATTTGACCATTGACAACTATGAAGATGTTCTGAATTCAGCACCGGAGGTATCTAAATCTTCTATTGTTTCTGAGATAGAAAAACGTATCACTGATTGGTTTTACAATCAAATAAGGTCAGATGTGTTTTTAATGAAGTATGAACGGGACAAGTACTTTTTTATATGCAATAAAGAAGCCTTTTACAAGATGCAGGAAAGAAGATTTAATATTTTGGAGCAGATAAAAGAAGTAAATTTGTACAATAAGATAATTCCTACCATAAGCTGCGGTATTGGCATAAGGCAAGACTCTATATTCCAGGCACAAAAGGATGCAAAAACAGCTCTTGACATGGCACTCAGCCGCGGCGGTGACCAGTTTGTAATATTTCATGATGGTAAATTTGAATTTTTTGGAGGTAAAACAAAAGAACACGAAAAGCGTTCAAAGGTGCGCTCACGTGTTATGGCACAGACAATAAAAGAGATTGTGAAACATTCTGATAAGATATTTATTATTGGCCATCAGTATTTTGACCTTGACTGTCTGGGTGCAGCTGTGGGTTTGAGTAAGTTGTGCCTAAATTTGGGTAAGGAAGTGTACATTGTAATTAATTCTTACAATCCTACGATTAAAAACTTTCTTCAGATGCTACTTGATGATCCTCAATATCAGAATATAATAATTGACCAGCAAAAAGCTTTGAAGATGAAAACAAAAACCTCTCTTTTGTTTGTGGTAGACACTCAAAGAACAAGTTACATCGATATTCCAAACATGATTTTGGAGTTTGAAAAGATAATTGTAATTGACCATCACAGAAGGCCTGCCGACTGGATAGAACAGGCTCTCATTTGCTATTCAGAAACATACGCTTCATCTGTATCTGAACTTGTTGCAGAGCTTTTGAGCTATGAAGGGATAAAACTGAAAAAATTTGAGGCAGAGATACTATTGGCGGGCATAATGATTGACACAAGAGGATTTACAAAAAATGTTGGTGTGAGGACTTTTGAGGTTGCAACGTACCTCAGAGAGAATGATGCTATGCCGGAAGCTATTAAAGAGTACTTAAAAGAAGACTTGGAAAGCTATATTTTAAAAAGTCAGCTCATTTCGAACCTGGAAATCATTTATAGCAATATTGCGCTTGTGGTTGATTATTCACAAGTGTGCCGGGATAATGTTATAATAGCAAAGGTGGCAGATGAGCTTTTGAACATAAAAGGGATTGACGCTTCTTTTGTTGTGTGCAAAATAGAAAACAGTGTGCTAATAAGCGGCCGGTCGAATGGAAAGATAAATGTTCAGGTTATATTAGAAAAAATTGGCGGTGGAGGTCATTTAGAGACAGCAGGAGCAAGGCTTGAAAACAGAAGCATTGAAGAGGCAAAAGAGGTTCTTTTAAAGGCCATTCAAGAATATATTAACGAAAACAGAAACATCTAA
- a CDS encoding DUF2232 domain-containing protein, with protein MNNKLLKEGFILIAFGVFQVILFLLQFNPILALVGFPLYVVAVKEDFIKRMVISYAISVLILMIIGKSPINFLFLLITFILPICVFLLLQISKTTVMDFATLTAGFLLYQVLVIKAIKVLYKKDEVAQVLSLLKGMFESYFRVIGDDNLSDRLVEFFKLMMPGFVIVEAIVFALFGYYIAKFVANKVGIQKEFLPFSKLFMPKEVTVGVVVFFILSLFPTTVGAFYVVVSNMIIILLLLLFIQSLSLIYAVIEEKINSQFIRGWLFTVLIIFGMQFLILMIFIGFLDLILDFKKRKPKRVEL; from the coding sequence ATGAACAATAAACTTTTAAAAGAAGGGTTTATTTTAATTGCTTTTGGAGTTTTTCAAGTTATTTTATTTTTACTTCAGTTTAATCCCATTTTGGCTTTGGTAGGTTTTCCTCTTTATGTTGTAGCAGTAAAAGAGGATTTTATAAAAAGGATGGTTATATCATATGCCATTTCTGTTCTAATTCTTATGATTATTGGTAAATCTCCAATTAATTTTCTTTTTCTCTTAATTACATTTATCTTGCCCATATGCGTATTTTTGCTTTTGCAAATTTCAAAGACCACTGTTATGGATTTTGCAACGCTGACAGCAGGATTTTTGCTCTACCAGGTGCTTGTTATAAAAGCTATAAAGGTTCTTTATAAGAAAGATGAAGTTGCCCAAGTTCTTTCTCTTTTAAAGGGGATGTTTGAAAGTTATTTTAGAGTAATTGGTGACGACAATCTCTCAGATAGGTTAGTTGAATTTTTTAAACTCATGATGCCTGGATTTGTAATTGTTGAAGCAATCGTATTTGCGCTTTTTGGATATTATATTGCTAAATTTGTTGCAAACAAAGTTGGAATTCAGAAGGAGTTTTTACCTTTTTCAAAGCTATTTATGCCCAAAGAAGTTACAGTTGGAGTTGTAGTATTCTTTATTCTTTCTCTATTTCCAACAACCGTTGGTGCTTTTTATGTTGTTGTGAGCAATATGATAATAATCCTTTTATTGCTTTTGTTTATTCAGTCACTTTCTTTGATATATGCGGTGATAGAAGAAAAGATTAATTCACAATTTATTAGAGGCTGGCTTTTTACAGTTTTAATCATATTCGGTATGCAATTTTTAATTTTAATGATATTTATAGGTTTTCTGGACCTTATACTTGATTTTAAAAAACGCAAACCAAAGAGGGTGGAATTGTGA
- the pheA gene encoding prephenate dehydratase translates to MKVAYLGPIGSYSYEAARRFFGKEREKLIACETIDDVFETIEENRAEFGVVPVENSIEGSVSTTLDYLLKSQVYIVKEIVLKVEHYLCAREEKEQILTIASHPQAFSQCHDYLRKNFKQAKLIQVSSTSYAARMCAEGEVDAAICSSFAARQNNLKILAGPINHDNNYTRFFIINKNANFEKGEKNKTSIIFSTYDKPGSLYKILAIFNLYDLNLTKIESRPAKTNLGEYVFFVDIDGFVDEEDVSDALKVVQRKSTFFKLLGSYSVVCPDK, encoded by the coding sequence GTGAAGGTTGCATATTTAGGTCCTATTGGTTCATATTCATATGAAGCTGCAAGAAGATTTTTTGGCAAAGAAAGAGAAAAACTTATCGCATGCGAGACTATAGATGATGTGTTTGAGACCATTGAAGAAAATAGAGCTGAGTTTGGAGTTGTTCCTGTTGAAAACTCCATTGAAGGAAGCGTCTCAACAACCCTTGATTATCTGTTAAAATCCCAGGTTTATATAGTAAAAGAGATAGTTTTGAAAGTAGAGCATTATCTTTGCGCAAGAGAAGAGAAAGAACAAATTTTAACAATTGCCTCACATCCGCAGGCGTTTTCTCAGTGCCATGACTATTTGAGAAAGAATTTTAAACAGGCAAAACTGATACAAGTTAGCAGTACATCATATGCTGCAAGGATGTGTGCAGAAGGTGAAGTAGACGCTGCAATTTGTTCATCTTTTGCAGCACGGCAAAATAATCTTAAAATCTTGGCTGGGCCAATAAACCACGATAACAATTACACAAGGTTTTTTATTATAAACAAGAATGCTAACTTTGAAAAGGGCGAGAAAAATAAGACATCAATTATCTTCTCAACCTATGATAAGCCAGGAAGTCTTTACAAGATTTTGGCTATTTTTAATCTTTATGACTTAAATTTGACAAAGATAGAGTCACGACCGGCAAAGACCAATCTTGGTGAGTATGTGTTTTTTGTTGATATAGATGGATTTGTGGATGAAGAAGATGTGAGTGATGCACTAAAGGTGGTTCAACGAAAATCTACATTTTTTAAGCTTTTAGGTTCCTATTCTGTTGTTTGTCCAGATAAATGA
- a CDS encoding thiamine pyrophosphate-dependent enzyme, with product MAYNIKELAARPERFTGGHRMCAGCGAPVAVRAVLRALKPEDRAVVGVATGCLEVSSCIYPYTAWKDSFIHSAFENAAATVAGAEAAYKVLKKKGKVQGEFKFIAFGGDGGTYDIGLQSLSGAMERGHNMVYVCYDNGAYMNTGIQRSSATPLYADTTTSPQGKVIPGKMQWRKDLTEIMVAHGIPYVAQTAFITPNLKDLIEKAEKALYTDGPAFLNVLAPCPRGWRYETSKLIEISKLAVDTCFWPLYEVVNGQYRLTYKPKEKLPVVEFLKTQGRFRHLFKKGNEHLIEQIQQEVDRRWERLLELCGEK from the coding sequence ATGGCATACAATATAAAAGAGCTTGCAGCAAGACCTGAAAGGTTTACAGGCGGGCACAGGATGTGTGCAGGGTGCGGTGCACCTGTTGCTGTAAGAGCAGTACTGCGCGCACTCAAACCAGAAGATAGGGCTGTTGTTGGTGTTGCAACAGGATGTTTGGAGGTTTCAAGCTGTATCTATCCATACACAGCATGGAAAGACTCATTCATCCACAGTGCGTTTGAGAACGCTGCTGCAACAGTTGCCGGTGCTGAGGCTGCATACAAGGTTTTGAAGAAAAAAGGAAAAGTCCAGGGCGAGTTTAAGTTCATCGCGTTTGGTGGCGACGGTGGAACATACGATATTGGTCTTCAGTCTCTTTCTGGTGCAATGGAAAGAGGACACAACATGGTATATGTCTGCTATGACAACGGTGCTTATATGAACACAGGTATCCAGAGATCTTCTGCTACACCGCTTTATGCTGATACAACAACATCTCCACAGGGAAAAGTGATTCCAGGTAAGATGCAGTGGAGAAAAGATTTAACAGAAATAATGGTTGCGCATGGAATTCCGTATGTTGCACAGACAGCTTTCATCACACCAAACCTCAAAGACTTAATTGAAAAGGCTGAAAAGGCACTTTATACAGATGGACCAGCATTTTTAAATGTTTTGGCTCCATGTCCAAGAGGTTGGAGGTATGAGACATCAAAGCTCATTGAAATTTCAAAGCTTGCAGTTGATACATGTTTCTGGCCACTTTATGAGGTTGTAAATGGTCAGTACAGGCTCACATACAAGCCAAAAGAAAAGCTTCCTGTTGTTGAGTTTTTAAAGACTCAAGGAAGGTTCAGACATCTGTTCAAAAAGGGAAATGAACACTTAATTGAGCAGATTCAGCAGGAAGTTGACAGAAGATGGGAAAGACTTTTAGAACTTTGTGGTGAAAAATAA